From the genome of Latilactobacillus curvatus JCM 1096 = DSM 20019:
ATTTTGATGCAGATTGTTGAAGATCTTTTTAAAAGTGCAATCGCCTTTCAATCTGAAGTCGATTTAACGGTCTAAGGAGGAATTCAATGGCCATTCGTGTGAATTTAGACGTAATTCTCGCTCAACGGAAAATGAGTGTCACGGCGCTTGCTGAACAGGTCGATATTACGATTGCGAACCTTTCGAATTTAAAAACCGGTAAAGCCAAAGCAATTCGCTTTTCGACGCTCGAGAAGTTATGTCGCGTATTAGACTGCCAACCTGGTGATATTTTAGAATATAGCGATGATTAATCCTGCGGCCCCCTTTTATCGGGGACCGCTTTTTTAATGCTTCAGTACACTGGTTGATGCGATATGTAGTATAATAAATCCGTAGTGATTATGAAAGGGGTTTTATGCTGATGTATTACGTTGTGATGAAGTCAAATGATATTCGCCGAAACTTGGCAACCGAACAATATTTAATGAATCAAAAAAATTTCGATGAACCACTCTTACTATTCTACATTGAGAAACCATGCATTATCGTGGGCCGCAACCAAAATACGTATGAAGAAATCAATCAAAAATACGTGGAAGACCATGATATTACAGTCACACGCCGGTTGTCTGGTGGCGGTGGGATTTATCAAGATCTCGGTAACCTTTGTTTCAGTTTCGTGGTGAACGCAGATTCTGAACAATTCGGTGATTTCAAATCCTTCACGCAACCAATCGTCGATGCACTCCATCAAATGGGCGCCACAACGGCTGAAGTTTCTGGTCGCAATGATATGTTAGTGGACGGTAAAAAATTCTCAGGGAACGCGATGTACACCAAGAATGGTAAAACCTTCTCCCACGGTACCCTTTCATGGGATGTTGATTTAGATGTTTTGACCCAAGCCTTGAATGTCCCTGCAGATAAGATTGCGTCAAAAGGCATTAAATCGATTCGACAACGCGTCACAAACCTAAAAGGGCACGTTGACCCTGAATACCAAAACATGTCGACAGAAGAGTTCAGAGACGTCTTATTACTGAACTTGATGCACGCCGATCAACTAGCTGATATTGCCGACCGCGAATATCAATTAACGGCCGCAGACGAACAAGCCATCGATAAGATTTTTAACGATCTCTATAGCAATTGGGACTGGGTCTATGGCAAGTCACCTAAATCAACGATTCAAAAACGCAAACACTTCGATTTCGGGACGATTGATGCGCGCTTGTTAATCGAAAATGGGAAGATTGCCAACGTCAAGTTCTACGGCGACTTCTTCGGTTCCGGCGATGCCAACGAATTGGCTGAAAAGTTAGTCGGCACGGTTTATGACCGTGAACATTTAGCAAGCACTCTCGAACCAATCGACACCACGTCCTATTTCACAGGGATTCCAAAAACAGAATTAGTTGAATTATTAGCACAATAGTAACTAGCTAAAAAGAGCTACTACCAGAATAATCTTGGTAGTAGCTCTTTTAGGTTAACGTGCAAATCGTTTAAAACGAATCGCCATGCGTCTGGTTTGCATGAAGTGTTGACAAATACCAGCAATAACTAATGGGATGAGGATGCCTATTACCCCACTAATCCAGAAAATCGGTTGGTGGAATAGATTTGCGAGTTGGTTCATTGGTTGATCACCAGGAATGTTCAGGACAAAAGTATCCACCCAGCTTGGTAACATGCGTTCAATCGCTGGTTCAATGTAGTGTTGATAGAGTGTCGACAGAATTAGCCATGCAGCAAATAAGAAAAGCCAAGCTTTACGTTCAAATAACGTAATGAAACTGCTAATGGCAATCCCTTCTGCCATGATGGTCCAGATGAGTACAATGGCCAGCAGGACGAAACGGCTATCAAGAAAGAAGCGATTAATCCCACTTTGGTGGGCAGCAATGAAGTATGTGCCGCCGTAGAGTGTTAGGAAACTAATCAATTGACTGCTGAAGAGGCTAATCACTTGGGTGGTATAACTAATACTGCGCGGAATGCCATTTAGAATCCCAAAATTAAACGGCTTGCGGGTTGTCGCAAACGAAAGGAAAATCAGAACGAGTTGGCTGACGACTAAGGAACCGCTCAAGAGCGTGAACCAAAAGGCCTTCCAGGTCATTTGATTGGAGAAGATTAAAATGGAACCGCCTGTGATGATGACGAAGACGGCAATTGCCATTAATAAGCCGCGCCAAATCGCTGCTAGGCGGTACCGCATCATTGCATTAAACATGTGCTTCACTTCCTTTGTTCGTTAATTTAATGAAAGTTTCTTGTAGATCGATATGGTCAATCGTTAGACGATCTGGAATAACCCGTTCTTCTGGTAAGACGTCATAAAGATAAACCGTGTATAAGGTCCCCATTTGCTGGGAATCTAAGACGTTTAAGTCGGTACAGTACTCGCGAACAAGTTCTTCCGGGCCACTGACACGGTAACTCTTGGCGAGGACGGTTTCCAAATCATCATCGACAATTAATTGAGCGTCGTTCAAGACCAAGACGTGTTCGACTAAGGTCGCGATTTCTTCGATGATATGGGTCGCAACGACAAATGTCCGTGGCCGACTTTCATAGGCCTGTAAAATGTAGCGGTATAAGAGGCTACGGTAGTTAGCATCTAAGCCTAAGACTGGTTCATCGAGGAAAACATATTCCGCCGGCACACAAAGCGCAACAATTGTTTTAAAAATCGTGCGGTACCCAGTTGAAAGCTGATTGAGTTTCTTTTTTGGATTCAAATCAAATGCAGTCAGCATTTCTTTGGCGAGTGCATGATCAAATGAACCTTGCAGTAAGGCGGTATTTTTAATAATGGTCCGCAATTTGTCATCTTTATTAAAGAGATTGATTTCCGACATCAAGTAAATCGTTTGTAACGGATGATCGCGACCGGTTAAGACCGTATCGCCCCATTTAATCTCACCTAGGGATGCAGTTTGATGATTGGCTAGAATACTTAATAAGGTACTCTTACCCACCCCATTGCGGCCGAGTAAGCCGTAAATTGTATTGGGTTTAAGTGTTAAGTTGATGTCGTCGAGGACGACCTGTTTCCCAAATTGTTTAATCAGTTGTGTGGTTTGTAAATTAGGCATGGTCATAACCCCTTTCAATCAGTGCAATTAGGTCGTCTTTGGTTAGATTTAATTGTTGTGCTTCAGTGATAAATTGGGCAACATAGTGTTCAAAAAATTCAGATTGCCGTTTTTCAGTGATCTGTGCGGGTGCGCTTGATGTGACGAACATGCCGAGTCCCCTTTTCTTTTCGATTAAGCCGCTGGTAACGAGTTGATTCATCCCTTTGAGTACAGTGGCTGGATTGATATTGAATTGTCTGGAAATTTCAGTTGTCGATGGGACTTGACTACCAGGTGGAAAGACCCCAGTAAAAATACCCTCTTCAATTTGTTCGGCAATCTGCCGGTAGAGTGGTGTATCATTATTAAATTCAAAAAGCATCCGGAACACCTCCGTTTCGTTAATTGGTTAGTTACTTATGTAGTTAACTATAATACGTAGGCTGCGAAATGTAAACCGCTCCTCAAAAACATTTGATTATTCGTTCATATTCACCTATTATGTACTTATAATCAAATGTTTTCAGAGAGGATGAGAACGATGCAGACAGCCTATTGTTTCATTGATTTAGCGGATAGCCGCACCCGTTTTACGGAACAAGCACAGACACTCCAGTTATTGCAACACTTCGCCGACACGTTGAATCACCATTTTCCAGCGTTATTAACACCATTTGCAATTAAGGATGGTGATGGTCTATTGGGCGGTTTTTCAGCGGATGACCAGGCACAGATTGTTGATGTCTATCCCTTTTGTAATGCCTATTTAAAGAGTGACGCTTTTCAAACTTTCTGGCAGACACATTTTGCGGGGCTGGCGGAGCCCACTTTTTATTTTGGGGTTGGCTTAGGAACGATGACTACGCCGAGTCCAAGTGACTATCAGGATATCAATCGGGTCAACGGGACAGCAATTGTGAACGCCCTCGCCGCAGCAGATCAAGCCAAACTGTTGCGTCAAGGTGCTGAATTAGCACAAGGTTATCCCTTTATGACGACGGCCTTTCAATTTCAATTAGTGGCAGATCAACCAGCCGCAAATGGGATTAATGCCCTCTTTTATTTAATTTATGAGCAACTCTTGAATACGCAGTTGCGCAAGGACGCTTTTGCTGAAATCGTGCTTCAACCAACATTGAAACGCTATGAATTAGCGGAATTGTTGTGGACCAAATACGGCGTTGCTTCCTATGAACTAGACTACAGTGATCAAAAAGGGCGTGCATTAGCCTCTAGTAAAGTCAGTCGCTTACTGAATCAGATTCAGTATCCCTTGATTGAACAGACCCTGGCAACGTTGCGCGCGCAACTGATGACCTTTAAGGAGGCAGTCGAATGAACCTCTTTGCGCTTTTCTTGCTTAGTCATATTGGCTGCGACTTTGTCTTTCAATCTGATCAGATGGCTCAATGCAAACGATCAACGAAACTCGGTGTGAAATGGTGGCCATTATGCAAGCACGCACTGACACAAGTCCCGTTAGTGCTTATTTTATGGGGTGGCGGTTGGTTAATGGCACCACCTACTTGGCCACATTGGCAACCGTTACTAATCGGCTTAGTCATCATTGTGATGAGTCATTGGCTCATTGATCTATTTAAACAAAATAGCCAGCCACTTTTAAAAGCACAGCTACATTTAACCAGCAATCGCGTACCAGTGATGAGTTATACCATCGATCAAGCACTCCATTTAATAGTGATCGGTCTTGTGAGCATGTTCCTCGGCCAGCAATGGGCGTTTAACCATGTGAACCGATTGTTATTGGCTGCCAGTATTGTTTTGAGCACGTTATTATTTGCCGATTATTTCATTAGCTTCTATTTAAAAGGACTGGATTTAAACATGGATCGCCTGCCAGATGGTGCAAAACTGGGTCGGCATATTGGTCATTTAGAACGGTTTGCCATCTTAATCTTGTTTTACACGCACAATGTTGCGAGTATTGCTGTGATTGTGGCGATTAAGGCGCTGACCCGCTTTAAAGCCATTGAATCCAACGAACACCACTTCGCCGAATATTACCTCATTGGGAGTTTGCTCAGTCTGATCTTCGGCTGTCTTGGCGGTTATCTATTAAGTCTTATTGCGCATTAAAAAAGTGCCACAGAATCAGGATTTTTCCTGTTCTGCGGCACTTTTTATATTATTCAGCGATGATTAATAATGATTTAATCGCTTTGCGTTGATCCATTGCTTCATAAGCGGCTTGAATATCATCTAAGGTAAAGCGTTGTGTAAAGACTTTACCAGGATTAATGGCACCCTTTAAAACAGCATCCAATAAACGAGCGCGATCATGAGTCGTTACGGCAGCAATTCCCCCACGCAAACCGATGTTCTTCCGGAATAAGGCATTGGTGTTCATCTCTGCTTTTTGGGGAATGCCGACACGACCAATGACAGCCCCTGCGCCAGCAACGGCGACGGCAGTGGCGACGGATTGTTCGGTCCCGACACATTCTAAGACGGCGTTGGCCCCAGCGTTGTCGGTTAACGCCATCACTTTTGCGACCCCTTCGTCACCGCGTTCAGCAACAATGTCTGTTGCGCCGAATTCAAGGGCTAATTTTTGCCGGTCCGCATGACGACTCATCGCGATAATCCGTTTCGCACCGAGTAATTTGGCGCCAATCACACCACATAAACCAACGGCGCCATCACCCATGACAACGACTGTGTCACCGGGTTTCACTTCAGCGGACACGGCAGCGTGATAGCCGGTTGCCATGACGTCTGAAAGCGTCAATAGATTATTCAGCATTTCATCAGAGTAATCGCTTGGTTGGCCAGGAACTTTAACGAGGCCCCAGTTTGCATTGTGATAACGGAGATATTCGGCTTGGTAGCCACCAGGATTATTCTCGCGGTTGGTACAATCGCCATCAAAACCGTTTAAACAAGCGGCACAGTGGCCACAACCATGGGTAAATGGCACGATCACAAAATCACCGACACTAACATTTTGTACGTCAGTCCCAACAGCATCAACGATGCCAATTGCTTCGTGACCGGTGAAACCGCCTACTTCTCGTTTTGAAATCCCACGATACCACCATAAATCAGAACCACAGACGCACGCGCGGATAATGCGCACGACCGCATCGGTTGGTTTTTCAATCGTTGGTTTTGGTGCTTCGGTAATGGTCATTTGACCAGGACCCATAAAAGTAGCTGTTTTCATAACTATAATCTCCTATCTCTTCCTATTATATTGTCTTTACTATACACCTTAGACCTCACTTTAATGCAAGCTTTTTTTAAAGTCCAATCGCCAGTTGTTGTTTCTTGCTTAACACTTCGTCTTGGGTAATCCCAATATAATGGAGCGTCGTTTCTTGCGTTGAATGACCAAAATCAATCATCAATGACCGCACGTCCCCGAATTGTTTGTAGAACCAGTAGCCGTAAGTTTTGCGCATCGTATGGGTGCCAATATCATTACGCCCAAGTTTCTTACCTGCTTCAGTCAACATGCGGTAAACACCGTTGACGGTGATGTGGTTATCGCCGACGCGGCTAGGAAACAACCAATCATTGCCTAGCAATTCATTATTTTGAATATAGGGACTGATGTATGGGCGTAAACTCGCCAAACTAATTTGGCGCCACTTACCCGTTTTTTGTTCAACAATCACGGGATTGTCTTCGATCACATCTTTGACTTTTAACTGCACAATATCAGAACAGCGTAAGCCAGTATTAATGCCGAGTAAAAATAATAAATAATTGCGACTACCCATTTGTGAATGGCGCAAGATGACTTTCATGTCTTCAATCTCATCTTTTGTCCGTAAAGGTTGAACATTTAATTTTTTGCCTTTTTTAGTGCGCGATTTCCGCATGTTTTTTCCGCCTTTTTGACCGCATTCTTTTTCTCTATATCATTATAAACCATGCGGTGGTATTTTGCACCTTTGATTATCGTTGATTTAAAGGGATTCCGAGCGCATTCTTTCTACCAAAAGAATGCGCTCAAACACATTAAAGGCTATTGATGGCTAAATCACGGTCTAATCACGTTTATAAACGATCAATCACCAGAGGCGCATTTTAAGGACGTTTCAGATTAGTGAGTGGACAAGTGGTCGCGAAACTTGCTTAAAATGCGAATTCAAAAAGGCCCCTTAAAGTCACAAAAAAAACAGCGTTAAGACAAAAAGTCCTAATGAAGTGAACCCCCGATATTGGACCAAAATCCAATATCGGGGGTTTTTATATTGACCAAATATTCTAAAACATTAAAAATAAAAGTTGTTCAGGATTATCTAACGTCATCCTTAGGTTATGAATTAATAGCGAGAAAATATGGTATTAAGAGTAACTCACTAGTTGTCTCGTGGGTTCAACGTCATAAGGCCTTTGGCCCAAAAGGACTAGATGTCCTATCACCCAAAAAAACATTTGATGGCTCATTTAAGATGAATGTTTTAAAATGGATGAAAACGAATAAGGCTTCTTATCCGAAAACCGCACTTCATTTTAATATCTCAAACGTCGGGACCATCTGGCAATGGCAACATATTTGGGAGACTGAGGGTGCTGATGCCTTATATCGTTCCAAAGGACGGCAAACAATTATGTCAGCTGATAAACAATCAAAAAAACGGCAACAAACAGAGTTAGAACGTCTTAGAGAAGAAAATGAGTTGCTACAAATCGAGAATGAATACCTAAAAAAATTAAGAGCCTTAGTCCAGGAAGAAGAAAACAACAAGCGCAAGTCATCCAAGAGCTAAGGCTTAAACACAAACTAGTAAAAATTCTAAAAATAGTTGGTATGGCCAAAAGTACGTATGAATACATTATTAGTCATGAACCGAACGGTTCATCTGACCAATCTGTTAAACAAACCATCCAAATAATCAAGAAGAATCATCCAGCGTACGGTTATCGTCGTGTAACTGGTGAATTACATCGTATGAATATCTTAGTAAATCATAAAAAAGTACTTGTCTTAATGCGAGAACTGCAATTACTATCAACTGCATTTAACAAACGTACTCGTAAATATAATTCATATAGAGGCAATGTTGGCACCGTTGCTAAGAACTTAATCAACCGTCGTTTCTTCACCGATCGTCCTTATCAAAAACTAGTAACAGACGTTACTGAAGTTCGCTGGGGAACCAAGACAATTGATGAACGCGCCTATTTCACATGTATTTATGATTTATTCTCAGGTGAAATTCTCAGCCATCAAGTTAGTAAACACCCTACTGTTGAATTTACTACAACTGTTTTGAATCGAGCAGTTAAGAAAATCTCTAAGAATTTAAAATACCGGACAACAGTCCACTCAGATCAAGGATTTCAATACCAGCATCAAGATTGGACTCATATCTTGAAAGAACATCGCATTTTTCAAAGTATGTCTCGCAAAGCAACATGTTTAGATAATGCAGCAATGGAGAGCTTTTGGTAGATTGTAAAATTAATCCGAACGCTGTTCGGACAAAAAAGATCAGCTTCCTTTAAAATGGTGTTTACCACAAACCCATCTTTTAGGAGCTGATCTTTTGTCTAGTATAACCTATTCCGAACGAATTAAAATCGAAACCTTTTGTGAACTAGGGCTGTCCAATATCCAAATGGGCGTTCGGCTGAACCGATCACCGTCAACAATTTCTTATGAATTATCTCGATGTCAACCTTATCAGGCTGAATTAGCACAAACAGATGCCGAATACAAGCGATCACGATGTGGTCGGAAAACTAAGCTGAGCGATGAGTTAAAGCAAAAAATTCTCAACCATTTACGTCTAAGCTGGTCACCAGGAATGATTGCTCACGAATTTAAACTAGCTACTAAATCTATTTATAATTGGCTAAATCAGGGGAGAATTGGCTTCTCCTTGAATGATCTACCTGAACATGGCGTACGCCAACGGCGTAACGTTGACCAACGATCCAAATATAATCAATCTTTGGGGCGATCAATTGAACAGCGTCCCATGATGATTAATCAACGTAAGCGCATCGGCGATTTTGAACTAGATACAGTCGTTGGTCCTCGTGGGCATAGTAAGGCAGTTTTATTAACTTTAATCGATCGCAAATCACGGTTCCTTTGGGCATACCGGTTAAAAGATCGGACGACAGCGACTGTTAATGAAGCACTAACTAAGTTCCTAACCACTTTTAATGGTCCGGTGCACAGCTTTACTGTGGACCGTGGCACTGAGTTTAGTGGGCTAGTATCACTTGAATCACAATATGGTATTAAGACCTATTACTGCCATGCTTATACTCCAGCTGAACGTGGTAGTAATGAACGCTTTAATCGGAATTTACGTTATTTTTATCCTAAAGGGACTCGTTTTGAGCACATTAGTGCTCAAGATTTAACGACGACGTTACTCCAAATT
Proteins encoded in this window:
- a CDS encoding helix-turn-helix domain-containing protein, whose protein sequence is MAIRVNLDVILAQRKMSVTALAEQVDITIANLSNLKTGKAKAIRFSTLEKLCRVLDCQPGDILEYSDD
- a CDS encoding lipoate--protein ligase; amino-acid sequence: MYYVVMKSNDIRRNLATEQYLMNQKNFDEPLLLFYIEKPCIIVGRNQNTYEEINQKYVEDHDITVTRRLSGGGGIYQDLGNLCFSFVVNADSEQFGDFKSFTQPIVDALHQMGATTAEVSGRNDMLVDGKKFSGNAMYTKNGKTFSHGTLSWDVDLDVLTQALNVPADKIASKGIKSIRQRVTNLKGHVDPEYQNMSTEEFRDVLLLNLMHADQLADIADREYQLTAADEQAIDKIFNDLYSNWDWVYGKSPKSTIQKRKHFDFGTIDARLLIENGKIANVKFYGDFFGSGDANELAEKLVGTVYDREHLASTLEPIDTTSYFTGIPKTELVELLAQ
- a CDS encoding ATP-binding cassette domain-containing protein, whose translation is MPNLQTTQLIKQFGKQVVLDDINLTLKPNTIYGLLGRNGVGKSTLLSILANHQTASLGEIKWGDTVLTGRDHPLQTIYLMSEINLFNKDDKLRTIIKNTALLQGSFDHALAKEMLTAFDLNPKKKLNQLSTGYRTIFKTIVALCVPAEYVFLDEPVLGLDANYRSLLYRYILQAYESRPRTFVVATHIIEEIATLVEHVLVLNDAQLIVDDDLETVLAKSYRVSGPEELVREYCTDLNVLDSQQMGTLYTVYLYDVLPEERVIPDRLTIDHIDLQETFIKLTNKGSEAHV
- a CDS encoding GntR family transcriptional regulator; this encodes MLFEFNNDTPLYRQIAEQIEEGIFTGVFPPGSQVPSTTEISRQFNINPATVLKGMNQLVTSGLIEKKRGLGMFVTSSAPAQITEKRQSEFFEHYVAQFITEAQQLNLTKDDLIALIERGYDHA
- a CDS encoding DUF3307 domain-containing protein, with translation MNLFALFLLSHIGCDFVFQSDQMAQCKRSTKLGVKWWPLCKHALTQVPLVLILWGGGWLMAPPTWPHWQPLLIGLVIIVMSHWLIDLFKQNSQPLLKAQLHLTSNRVPVMSYTIDQALHLIVIGLVSMFLGQQWAFNHVNRLLLAASIVLSTLLFADYFISFYLKGLDLNMDRLPDGAKLGRHIGHLERFAILILFYTHNVASIAVIVAIKALTRFKAIESNEHHFAEYYLIGSLLSLIFGCLGGYLLSLIAH
- a CDS encoding zinc-binding dehydrogenase: MKTATFMGPGQMTITEAPKPTIEKPTDAVVRIIRACVCGSDLWWYRGISKREVGGFTGHEAIGIVDAVGTDVQNVSVGDFVIVPFTHGCGHCAACLNGFDGDCTNRENNPGGYQAEYLRYHNANWGLVKVPGQPSDYSDEMLNNLLTLSDVMATGYHAAVSAEVKPGDTVVVMGDGAVGLCGVIGAKLLGAKRIIAMSRHADRQKLALEFGATDIVAERGDEGVAKVMALTDNAGANAVLECVGTEQSVATAVAVAGAGAVIGRVGIPQKAEMNTNALFRKNIGLRGGIAAVTTHDRARLLDAVLKGAINPGKVFTQRFTLDDIQAAYEAMDQRKAIKSLLIIAE
- a CDS encoding tyrosine-type recombinase/integrase, with translation MRKSRTKKGKKLNVQPLRTKDEIEDMKVILRHSQMGSRNYLLFLLGINTGLRCSDIVQLKVKDVIEDNPVIVEQKTGKWRQISLASLRPYISPYIQNNELLGNDWLFPSRVGDNHITVNGVYRMLTEAGKKLGRNDIGTHTMRKTYGYWFYKQFGDVRSLMIDFGHSTQETTLHYIGITQDEVLSKKQQLAIGL
- a CDS encoding IS30-like element ISLpl1 family transposase gives rise to the protein MSSITYSERIKIETFCELGLSNIQMGVRLNRSPSTISYELSRCQPYQAELAQTDAEYKRSRCGRKTKLSDELKQKILNHLRLSWSPGMIAHEFKLATKSIYNWLNQGRIGFSLNDLPEHGVRQRRNVDQRSKYNQSLGRSIEQRPMMINQRKRIGDFELDTVVGPRGHSKAVLLTLIDRKSRFLWAYRLKDRTTATVNEALTKFLTTFNGPVHSFTVDRGTEFSGLVSLESQYGIKTYYCHAYTPAERGSNERFNRNLRYFYPKGTRFEHISAQDLTTTLLQINQRPLKILDWQTPYQVMLTNLSKNSD